A single region of the Maniola jurtina chromosome 21, ilManJurt1.1, whole genome shotgun sequence genome encodes:
- the LOC123876160 gene encoding uncharacterized protein LOC123876160 isoform X2, which translates to MLGLTLRFLATGSDFKTMHTNYFRGASTIAKIVRTVCRAIWKHLSSQNIPPITKQVLEDVAIEFDKKANFPNCIGALDGDEAFSISNNVMRPYSGKHLSVQQRVYNYRLSRARRYVECAFGILANKWRIFHRSMNVQYEFATDIIKACCVMHNFVLNRDGVQATDDIIFDDSDLQMLHLPTANENNLSPHLIRNDFCNYFSSDVGALSWQLNKI; encoded by the exons ATGCTGGGCTTAACTTTAAG atTTCTAGCAACCGGCAGTGACTTTAAAACCATGCATACGAATTACTTCCGAGGAGCAAGTACAATAGCAAAAATTGTAAGGACAGTTTGTCGCGCCATATGGAAACATCTATCAAGTCAAAATATACCTCCTATAACAAAACAGGTTCTAGAAGATGTCGCTATTGAGTTTGACAAGAAAGCAAATTTTCCTAACTGCATAGGAGCTCTTGATG GAGATGAAGCATTCTCAATTTCGAATAACGTCATGCGCCCTTACTCAGGAAAACATTTGTCGGTACAACAAAGAGTTTACAATTATCGACTGAGTCGTGCCCGAAGATATGTCGAGTGCGCTTTTGGCATCCTAGCCAATAAATGGCGCATATTTCATCGATCTATGAATGTGCAATACGAATTTGCGACAGACATTATCAAGGCATGTTGTGTAATGCACAACTTTGTTTTGAATCGAGATGGAGTACAAGCGACCGATGACATTATCTTTGATGATTCTGATCTGCAAATGTTGCATTTGCCCacagcaaatgaaaataatttaagccCACATCTAATACGGAATGATTTTTGTAATTACTTTTCCAGTGATGTTGGCGCCCTAAGTTGgcaattaaacaaaatatga
- the LOC123876160 gene encoding protein ALP1-like isoform X1, producing the protein MLGLTLRFLATGSDFKTMHTNYFRGASTIAKIVRTVCRAIWKHLSSQNIPPITKQVLEDVAIEFDKKANFPNCIGALDGKHVRITCPAHSGSLFYNYKGYNSIVLLALVDSRYRFIFVDIGAYGKESDSTVFQNSKLYDLIMTRKLPIPVPKPLPGSQNETPFVFVGDEAFSISNNVMRPYSGKHLSVQQRVYNYRLSRARRYVECAFGILANKWRIFHRSMNVQYEFATDIIKACCVMHNFVLNRDGVQATDDIIFDDSDLQMLHLPTANENNLSPHLIRNDFCNYFSSDVGALSWQLNKI; encoded by the exons ATGCTGGGCTTAACTTTAAG atTTCTAGCAACCGGCAGTGACTTTAAAACCATGCATACGAATTACTTCCGAGGAGCAAGTACAATAGCAAAAATTGTAAGGACAGTTTGTCGCGCCATATGGAAACATCTATCAAGTCAAAATATACCTCCTATAACAAAACAGGTTCTAGAAGATGTCGCTATTGAGTTTGACAAGAAAGCAAATTTTCCTAACTGCATAGGAGCTCTTGATGGTAAACATGTCCGTATTACATGTCCTGCGCACAGTGGATCACTGTTTTACAATTATAAGGGCTATAATTCAATAGTTTTATTAGCTCTTGTAGATTCTAGATATAGATTCATTTTTGTCGATATAGGAGCGTATGGCAAGGAAAGTGACTCCACCGTTTTCCAGAACTCTAAACTTTATGATTTGATTATGACACGCAAATTACCTATTCCTGTACCAAAGCCTTTACCAGGTTCTCAAAATGAAACTCCATTTGTTTTTGTAGGAGATGAAGCATTCTCAATTTCGAATAACGTCATGCGCCCTTACTCAGGAAAACATTTGTCGGTACAACAAAGAGTTTACAATTATCGACTGAGTCGTGCCCGAAGATATGTCGAGTGCGCTTTTGGCATCCTAGCCAATAAATGGCGCATATTTCATCGATCTATGAATGTGCAATACGAATTTGCGACAGACATTATCAAGGCATGTTGTGTAATGCACAACTTTGTTTTGAATCGAGATGGAGTACAAGCGACCGATGACATTATCTTTGATGATTCTGATCTGCAAATGTTGCATTTGCCCacagcaaatgaaaataatttaagccCACATCTAATACGGAATGATTTTTGTAATTACTTTTCCAGTGATGTTGGCGCCCTAAGTTGgcaattaaacaaaatatga
- the LOC123876159 gene encoding uncharacterized protein LOC123876159, translated as MTSYLLTRMQFVSNTLANNTCQPRSSFKIKMSDVDVDLFISSVQEHRCLWDTSDETYKDKFIKQEAWKSICEIVYVDYKEKNSTEKSKLGNDLVKKWKAIKDNFAKYQKKLKDANRSGAGAAKIKEYHLNKQLQFLKKVSQNATDSSLCVAEGDIENEITALPRYKSQPRKRKADDKDDIEEDLLAILKTPENRHLHFFKGILPSLQSLNENQTLIFQSRVLQILTDILQPSIHQNTHHGYNQEYQHQGYNQGYSTMRYDNTVQSGYHTSTPGSSITEQRTTSSSNQQRPINSPFLLDETSATSYVSQDEEFDFS; from the exons ATGACGTCATACTTGTTGACAAGGATGCAGTTTGTTTCTAACACTCTTGCAAACAACACGTGTCAACCGAgaagcagttttaaaattaaaatgtctgaCGTTGACGTCGATCTGTTTATATCTTCGGTTCAGGAACACCGTTGTTTGTGGGATACTAGTGACGAAACCTATAAAGACAAATTTATAAAACAAGAAGCATGGAAAAGCATTTGTGAGATCGTTTATGTTGATTACAAGGAAAAAAACTCAACCGAAAAATCAAAACTGG GTAATGATTTAGTCAAGAAGTGGAAGGCCATAAAAGATAATTTtgctaaatatcaaaaaaaactaaaagatgCCAATCGATCAGGAGCTGGAGCTgcaaaaattaaagaatatcacttgaataaacaattacagtttttgaaaaaggtttcACAAAATGCAACTGATTCCAGTTTATGCGTAGCGGAAGGAGATATTGAGAATGAAATAACGGCATTGCCTCGTTATAAAAGTCAACCACGAAAACGAAAGGCAGATGATAAGGATGATATTGAAGAAGATTTATTGGCAATATTAAAAACACCGGAGAATAGACATTTGCATTTTTTCAAGGGGATTTTACCATCTCTACAATCGTTAAATGAGAATCAAACATTGATATTTCAAAGTCGGGTGCTTCAAATATTAACCGACATTCTTCAACCTTCAATTCATCAAAATACACATCACGGCTATAATCAAGAATATCAGCATCAGGGTTACAATCAAGGATATTCAACTATGAGATACGATAATACGGTTCAGAGTGGCTACCACACTTCTACTCCTGGAAGTTCGATTACTGAACAGAGGACTACCTCATCATCAAACCAACAACGTCCAATAAATTCACCATTTTTACTGGACGAAACGTCAGCTACTTCCTATGTTTCACAAGATGAGGAGTttgatttttcttaa
- the LOC123876050 gene encoding uncharacterized protein LOC123876050 has translation MTENQATEEKLADLAAISVQSRLLPFWRAVPRAWFVQFEAVVDPLKTSDDQKYRYVLQKLEPIDLQHVTDILYDPPETGKYEAIKSRLLTVYEKSEVQNFQKLISGLELGDQKPSVLLRKMRELDNGLITEEGLKIEWLNHLSPQSRCVLSVNKESSLDTLAAMADQMMEYTGSTSTGTVAVVSTPAAPPTSSREPTNSEILAKLEKLTLEIAELRERGRPTHRMSRRFRNLRYRSRSRPASSSRRPREAGDNTRECWYHYKFGEKAKRCESPCARKNKSSEN, from the coding sequence ATGACAGAAAACCAAGCTACTGAGGAAAAACTTGCGGACCTAGCGGCAATCTCGGTGCAATCACGTCTCCTTCCGTTTTGGCGAGCCGTACCCAGGGCATGGTTCGTGCAGTTTGAAGCAGTCGTCGACCCACTCAAAACATCAGACGATCAAAAATACAGATACGTTCTGCAAAAGCTCGAGCCGATAGATCTACAGCACGTGACGGACATATTATACGACCCGCCGGAAACTGGAAAATATGAAGCAATCAAGTCCAGGCTGCTCACGGTGTATGAAAAGTCAGAGGTCCAGAACTTCCAGAAACTAATCAGCGGCCTAGAACTCGGTGACCAGAAGCCCAGCGTATTGCTACGGAAGATGCGAGAACTCGACAATGGCCTGATTACAGAGGAAGGTTTAAAAATTGAATGGCTCAACCATCTGTCACCCCAGAGTCGCTGTGTCCTCTCCGTCAATAAGGAATCTTCACTGGACACACTGGCAGCAATGGCGGATCAGATGATGGAGTACACTGGAAGCACCTCCACCGGCACCGTTGCAGTAGTGTCGACCCCAGCGGCACCACCAACTAGCAGCCGTGAGCCTACAAATTCAGAAATCTTGGCGAAACTCGAAAAGCTCACGTTAGAAATCGCCGAACTACGAGAACGTGGCCGCCCTACGCATCGTATGTCTCGACGCTTCCGCAACCTACGCTACCGCTCTCGTTCTCGACCAGCATCCTCATCAAGACGTCCAAGGGAAGCCGGTGACAACACACGGGAATGTTGGTACCACTACAAGTTCGGCGAAAAAGCAAAACGCTGCGAATCACCCTGCGCTCGAAAGAACAAATCGTCGGAAAACTAG